The following proteins come from a genomic window of Papaver somniferum cultivar HN1 unplaced genomic scaffold, ASM357369v1 unplaced-scaffold_65, whole genome shotgun sequence:
- the LOC113343684 gene encoding transcription factor DYT1-like, translating into MKYSGSGSGRGRGTLNEHGILVFKSKNLDAERRRRDKLNARLMELRSIVPILTSMTKAVAIDDVITYIKGLQKQVEGLSDCLNQMDVAVPQALVEESIVGKVELDQNIEKYTIEEQVKVTSLEGDNLSIKITTLGYEIMDNNFTSFKGVCLTTLSVKGNRVEITELEKLEELLLKVVRGLNSNVQL; encoded by the exons ATGAAGTATTCTGGTTCTGGTAGCGGACGAGGCCGTGGAACACTAAATGAACACGGGATCTTGGTATTCAAGTCTAAGAATTTGGATgctgagagaagaagaagagacaaaCTTAACGCCAGACTAATGGAATTACGTTCCATAGTTCCAATTCTCACTAGT atGACTAAAGCCGTTGCAATTGACGATGTGATAACCTATATCAAAGGGTTACAGAAACAAGTAGAAGGCCTTAGTGATTGTCTAAACCAAATGGATGTTGCAGTTCCACAGGCATTAGTAGAAGAGAGTATCGTAGGAAAAGTTGAATTGGATCAAAATATTGAGAAATACACTATTGAG GAACAAGTGAAAGTAACCAGTTTAGAAGGAGATAATTTGAGTATCAAGATAACTACTCTGGGGTATGAAATTATGGACAACAATTTCACCTCATTCAAAGGTGTTTGTCTGACTACTTTGTCTGTCAAG GGGAATCGAGTTGAAATTACTGAATTGGAGAAACTTGAAGAGTTATTGCTAAAAGTTGTCAGAGGTTTGAACAGTAATGTGCAATTGTAA
- the LOC113343683 gene encoding pentatricopeptide repeat-containing protein At3g62890-like: MFKFQSFPRTATVFPALFRRTNHHQSLPQIQNATTIVETLTLLLKQRQKLPQISQIHAQVTTQGLSSNSSLVFAIVRCYISAKNLSFARTSFDRCLYPSLLLWNVIIQAYSKKQNCQESFNLFRQMLALGDGSMPDKYTFTFVITSCSQQNTPIYGDIIHALVIKFGCESDTFVCNSLLNFYSVFGKMEEARIVFEEMPQKDVVTWTSFLSGYTKHGKMDRAVELFSEMPERTDVSWTVMISGLVGVGACAYLGALDQGKWIRSYVEKIETLRSANISTALIDMYAKCGKIDCARSIFNGSSKTDVFTWTSMISALSKHGLGEHALSVFSQMPGEGIKPDDITLLGVLNGCSHSGLVEEGCSVFDKMETLWGISPMIQHYGCMVDLLGRAGQLERAFEFVRRMPIEPDIVIWRALLSSCRIHRNVKLGEQIIDHISQSDPCGQGGGYVLLSNLYASLGRWEKVDGVRKQMNAKNIELRTGCSWIENGTVHKFVSADKLHPRITEIHQKLNQVLKKARTEGGYITNTNPVLFDLSDEEKEQAVSWHSEKLAVAFGLLSTHSGAPIMIVKNLRICDDCHSAMKAISRVFSREITVRDRSRFHNFREGICSCKDYW, from the exons ATGTTCAAGTTCCAGTCATTTCCTCGGACAGCAACTGTCTTCCCCGCCTTATTCAGAAGAACTAACCACCACCAGTCATTGCCTCAGATTCAAAATGCAACCACCATAGTTGAAACACTAACTCTACTTCTGAAGCAACGCCAAAAACTACCTCAGATTTCACAAATTCATGCCCAGGTTACTACGCAAGGTTTATCATCCAATTCTTCTCTTGTCTTTGCCATCGTTCGTTGTTATATTTCTGCAAAAAACCTCAGTTTTGCACGAACATCATTCGATCGATGTCTGTATCCATCACTACTCTTATGGAATGTCATAATACAAGCCTACTCCAAGAAACAAAATTGTCAGGAATCATTCAATTTATTCCGGCAGATGCTTGCGCTCGGGGACGGGTCTATGCCGGACAAGTACACTTTCACCTTTGTAATCACTTCATGCTCGCAGCAAAACACACCCATTTATGGGGATATTATTCATGCTTTGGTGATAAAGTTTGGGTGTGAATCCGATACTTTTGTGTGCAACTCACTGTTGAATTTTTATTCAGTCTTTGGAAAAATGGAAGAAGCTCGGATTGTATTTGAAGAAATGCCTCAAAAGGATGTTGTCACCTGGACTAGTTTCTTAAGTGGGTATACTAAGCATGGGAAGATGGATCGAGCTGTTGAGTTGTTTAGTGAGATGCCAGAACGGACTGATGTCTCTTGGACAGTTATGATTTCGGGCTTGGTTGGAGTGGGAG CTTGTGCTTACCTAGGTGCCTTGGATCAAGGAAAATGGATCCGGAGTTATGTGGAGAAGATAGAAacgttgagaagtgcaaatatatCTACTGCCCTGATTGATATGTACGCCAAATGTGGGAAAATAGACTGTGCACGTAGTATTTTTAATGGATCTTCCAAAACAGATGTTTTCACTTGGACAAGTATGATTTCAGCTTTATCAAAGCATGGGCTTGGTGAGCATGCTCTTAGCGTTTTCTCTCAAATGCCAGGTGAAGGAATAAAACCGGATGATATCActttattaggtgttttaaatgGATGTAGTCATTCAGGTTTAGTAGAGGAGGGTTGTTCAGTCTTCGACAAAATGGAGACCTTATGGGGAATTTCTCCGATGATTCAGCACTATGGGTGCATGGTAGATCTTCTTGGTCGTGCAGGTCAATTGGAGCGAGCCTTTGAATTTGTCAGAAGAATGCCAATCGAGCCTGATATTGTAATATGGAGGGCACTTCTTAGTTCTTGTAGGATTCATAGAAATGTCAAACTTGGAGAGCAAATCATTGATCATATTTCACAGTCTGATCCCTGCGGTCAAGGCGGAGGTTATGTTCTTCTTTCTAACCTGTATGCGTCTTTAGGTAGATGGGAGAAGGTTGATGGAGTGAGAAAGCAGATGAATGCCAAGAACATTGAATTAAGAACAGGGTGCAGTTGGATTGAAAATGGAACCGTTCATAAATTTGTTTCTGCAGATAAGTTGCACCCTCGGATTACAGAGATACACCAGAAGTTAAATCAAGTACTAAAGAAAGCAAGAACTGAAGGTGGTTACATTACAAACACCAACCCAGTATTATTCGATTTAAGTGACGAGGAGAAAGAACAAGCTGTATCTTGGCACAGTGAGAAGCTAGCTGTGGCATTTGGATTACTGAGCACCCATTCAGGGGCTCCAATTATGATTGTAAAGAACCTGAGAATATGTGACGATTGTCATTCTGCAATGAAGGCTATTTCACGAGTTTTCAGTAGGGAAATTACCGTGAGAGATCGATCTCGATTTCATAATTTTCGTGAAGGAATCTGTTCATGTAAGGATTATTGGTGA